In Gulosibacter molinativorax, a single window of DNA contains:
- a CDS encoding acyltransferase family protein, translating to MSVATTEKTQVVTPTKPFAPANHANSSFRPDIQGLRAIAVGVVLLYHAGVPVFGGGFIGVDVFFVISGFLITGGLLRSSLRDGRIDLADFYAKRVRRILPAATVVLLFTAVVTLTILPMTRWRDIGQDIFSSAFYVANWNFAAATNYLNADKPASPLQHFWTLSVEEQFYVLWPLIMILALWLATRSAAGEDATREPRIRRNLEIGVWFVIASSLAASISLTATDPSPAYFVTTTRLWELGIGAAIAIYANRLERIGDRLGYLLGMLGIGAILLAAVWFTADTPPFPGTAALLPTLGAAAVIVGGMSGRATRGVGAFLSVRPMRWVGDLSYSLYLWHWPLIVLGTYLAGGTLNPCLGIGIVLASFVPAWLSYRVVESPFREWSLLKRHVSAALQIGLALMLTAALVGAMLVSLPRQFSAGVEEPEGAQALMEDPAAGAPTEKASPFVPSLSEVDEDLPQIYADGCTDSSQTDPTDPCVYGDVTSDTTVALVGDSHAAQWFPALEKIATEHGWRLEIYTKSSCPFVTTPLLDKHDRPNTDCSEWNAQLREELTGENKPDYAIVSSYGYDDAAEKSVADGLAETWQAVIDAGVDLTVLVDPPAARLDVPECVATNLDSLSECTLPGDSGNPGGAPAQLEAAAKVDATTVDMSELVCPDEECSPIIGDVLTFRDRQHLTATYVETLTEPLEDALRQESSLPLD from the coding sequence ATGTCAGTAGCTACAACCGAGAAAACCCAAGTCGTCACCCCGACGAAGCCGTTCGCGCCAGCCAATCACGCGAACTCGTCGTTCCGTCCCGATATTCAGGGACTGCGGGCCATCGCCGTGGGCGTTGTGTTGCTGTATCACGCTGGCGTGCCGGTATTTGGCGGCGGCTTCATTGGCGTGGACGTGTTCTTCGTGATCTCCGGCTTTCTCATTACCGGCGGTCTCCTGCGCTCGAGCTTGCGCGACGGTCGCATCGACCTGGCGGACTTCTACGCCAAGCGGGTGCGCCGCATCCTGCCCGCCGCGACCGTGGTGTTGCTGTTCACGGCTGTCGTTACTCTGACGATCCTGCCCATGACGCGCTGGCGGGACATCGGCCAGGACATCTTCTCGAGCGCCTTCTACGTTGCGAACTGGAACTTCGCCGCGGCAACCAATTACCTCAATGCTGACAAACCGGCCAGTCCCCTGCAACATTTTTGGACTCTGTCCGTTGAGGAACAGTTCTACGTCCTGTGGCCGCTGATCATGATTCTCGCGCTGTGGCTCGCGACCCGCAGCGCGGCCGGTGAGGATGCGACCCGTGAGCCGCGCATCCGCCGCAACCTCGAGATCGGCGTCTGGTTCGTCATCGCGTCCTCGCTGGCGGCGTCGATCTCTCTCACCGCGACCGATCCATCCCCCGCATACTTCGTAACGACCACGCGCCTGTGGGAGCTTGGCATCGGCGCCGCGATCGCAATTTACGCAAATCGGCTCGAGCGAATTGGCGACCGCCTCGGGTATCTCCTCGGGATGCTCGGCATCGGGGCGATCCTGCTCGCCGCCGTGTGGTTCACGGCCGACACGCCGCCGTTTCCTGGCACGGCGGCACTCCTCCCCACGCTTGGCGCCGCCGCCGTGATCGTTGGCGGCATGTCGGGCCGAGCGACGCGCGGCGTCGGCGCGTTCCTCAGCGTTCGGCCAATGCGCTGGGTCGGCGACCTCTCGTACTCCCTTTACTTGTGGCACTGGCCGCTCATCGTGCTCGGCACGTACCTAGCCGGAGGCACGTTGAACCCGTGCCTCGGCATCGGAATCGTGCTCGCCTCGTTCGTGCCGGCGTGGCTCAGCTATCGTGTCGTCGAGTCGCCGTTCCGCGAGTGGTCGCTGCTCAAGCGACACGTGTCCGCCGCGCTGCAAATTGGCCTCGCGCTGATGCTGACCGCGGCGCTCGTCGGGGCGATGTTGGTGTCGCTCCCCCGCCAATTCAGCGCTGGCGTCGAGGAACCGGAGGGCGCGCAGGCGCTCATGGAGGATCCGGCCGCCGGCGCACCGACCGAAAAGGCATCCCCGTTCGTGCCCTCGCTGAGCGAGGTGGACGAGGATCTCCCCCAGATCTACGCGGACGGCTGCACCGACAGCTCTCAGACCGATCCCACGGACCCGTGCGTCTACGGTGACGTCACGTCCGACACGACCGTCGCGCTCGTCGGCGACTCGCACGCGGCCCAGTGGTTCCCGGCGCTCGAGAAAATCGCCACCGAGCACGGCTGGCGGCTCGAGATCTATACGAAGTCCTCGTGCCCGTTCGTGACCACTCCCCTGCTCGATAAGCACGACCGCCCCAACACGGACTGCTCCGAGTGGAATGCGCAGCTGCGCGAAGAGCTCACGGGTGAGAACAAGCCGGACTACGCCATTGTGAGCTCCTACGGCTATGACGATGCCGCGGAGAAATCGGTCGCGGACGGCCTCGCCGAGACGTGGCAGGCCGTGATAGATGCCGGAGTCGATCTGACGGTGCTCGTTGACCCTCCCGCGGCCCGGCTGGATGTGCCGGAGTGCGTCGCGACCAACCTCGATTCCCTGAGCGAGTGCACCCTGCCGGGTGACAGCGGGAATCCGGGCGGCGCGCCGGCGCAGCTGGAGGCCGCGGCCAAGGTGGATGCGACGACGGTCGACATGAGCGAACTCGTCTGCCCGGATGAGGAGTGTTCGCCCATCATCGGCGATGTCTTGACGTTCCGCGATCGGCAGCACCTCACCGCCACCTACGTCGAGACTCTTACGGAACCGCTCGAGGATGCGCTGCGGCAAGAGTCCTCGCTGCCGCTCGACTAA
- a CDS encoding SRPBCC family protein produces the protein MPYDPSLDISIRFKVSSHDVWDAITSERDLKRWWPGFDLRLKTQDGDKIAVPAGKRFDGKARRQVKLKITKVDKREEIRLSLHSEPGDFDSELRIYITELKNKTRVRVLESGLPSNGAGHRIVAECRDGWRDVLSALSDYLDD, from the coding sequence ATGCCATACGACCCGTCTTTGGATATCTCTATCCGTTTTAAGGTGTCGTCCCACGATGTTTGGGACGCGATTACCAGTGAGCGCGACCTCAAACGCTGGTGGCCGGGTTTCGACCTGCGCCTGAAGACTCAAGACGGCGACAAGATCGCCGTGCCCGCCGGCAAGCGCTTCGATGGAAAAGCCCGCAGGCAGGTCAAGCTCAAGATAACGAAGGTCGACAAGCGCGAAGAAATCCGCCTCAGCCTGCACAGCGAACCAGGCGACTTCGATTCCGAGCTGCGCATCTACATCACCGAGCTCAAGAACAAGACGCGCGTTCGCGTCCTCGAGTCCGGGCTGCCCAGTAATGGTGCCGGGCATCGCATCGTCGCCGAGTGCCGCGACGGCTGGCGCGACGTGCTCAGCGCCCTGAGCGACTACCTCGACGACTAG
- a CDS encoding glycerophosphodiester phosphodiesterase family protein — protein MGYFEPAPPRILAHRGLAIDVPENTLAAFRAAFDVGVTHMETDAHVTKDDVAVLWHDPTLERWDGTKTRIRDLTLGELQQRERQGHHISTVAEALEALPEARFNIDVKDPSAVAAVCEGIAWVKAEQRVLLTAFSERTCRDLRRLLPLAYHGASTERMIRVLLAIARKNERALAKALSDCDVVQLPPRMARINLLTPRRLAAYKRHVSEVHVWTINDPAEMQQWLDAGVDGIVTDRADRAIPLVT, from the coding sequence ATGGGTTACTTCGAGCCGGCACCGCCGCGCATCCTCGCGCACCGTGGCCTGGCAATCGATGTTCCGGAGAACACCCTCGCCGCATTCCGCGCCGCTTTCGATGTCGGCGTCACGCACATGGAGACCGACGCGCACGTCACGAAAGACGACGTCGCGGTGCTGTGGCACGACCCGACCCTCGAACGCTGGGACGGCACGAAGACCCGCATCCGCGATCTCACCCTCGGCGAGCTACAGCAGCGCGAGCGGCAGGGCCACCATATCTCTACCGTGGCCGAGGCGCTCGAGGCGCTCCCCGAGGCAAGATTCAACATCGACGTGAAGGACCCGAGCGCGGTCGCCGCGGTCTGCGAGGGCATAGCGTGGGTGAAGGCCGAGCAGCGAGTGCTCCTCACCGCGTTCAGCGAGCGAACCTGCCGCGATCTACGGCGGCTACTCCCCCTCGCCTACCATGGCGCCTCGACCGAGCGAATGATCCGGGTACTGCTCGCGATCGCCCGCAAGAACGAGCGCGCCCTCGCGAAGGCGCTGAGCGACTGCGACGTCGTCCAGTTGCCACCGCGGATGGCCCGCATCAATCTGCTTACGCCGCGCCGCCTCGCCGCGTATAAGCGACACGTGAGCGAGGTTCACGTGTGGACGATCAACGACCCCGCCGAGATGCAGCAGTGGCTCGACGCCGGCGTGGATGGGATCGTGACCGACCGAGCGGATCGCGCGATTCCGCTCGTCACCTGA
- a CDS encoding SDR family oxidoreductase, with protein sequence MSEATDNPLEPGSLAGKRVLVTGSSRGVGADTVRYFANAGASVVVNYRNKEARALKLVTEITEAGGTAIAVGADLTDPSSVKSMIDVIRDKFGGLDILVLNASGGMESNMGEDYALRLNRDAQVGMLQAAREILTEGSRVVFVTSHQAHFIKTTPTMDEYEPVARSKRAGEDALLELVPELKANGIEFVVVSGDMIEGTITATLLNRLNPGAIEQRREQAGKLYNVAEFAAEVAKAAVEPVPADNVRLVGDVSSFNAE encoded by the coding sequence ATGTCTGAAGCTACTGATAATCCGCTCGAGCCCGGTTCGCTCGCGGGAAAACGCGTCCTCGTTACCGGTTCGTCTCGCGGCGTGGGTGCCGACACCGTGCGATACTTCGCGAACGCCGGTGCGAGCGTCGTCGTCAACTACCGCAATAAGGAGGCACGCGCGCTCAAGCTTGTCACCGAGATCACCGAGGCCGGGGGAACCGCCATCGCCGTTGGTGCCGACCTCACAGACCCTTCCTCGGTCAAGTCGATGATCGACGTCATCCGCGACAAGTTCGGTGGCCTCGACATCCTCGTGCTGAACGCCTCGGGCGGTATGGAATCGAACATGGGGGAGGACTACGCCCTTCGCCTCAACCGGGATGCGCAGGTCGGGATGCTCCAGGCCGCTCGCGAGATCCTCACCGAGGGATCGCGAGTCGTCTTCGTCACGAGCCACCAGGCACACTTCATTAAGACCACGCCGACCATGGACGAGTACGAGCCCGTCGCGCGTTCGAAGCGCGCCGGTGAGGATGCGCTGCTCGAGCTCGTGCCCGAGCTGAAGGCCAACGGTATCGAGTTCGTGGTTGTCTCGGGCGACATGATCGAGGGCACGATCACCGCAACGCTGCTGAACCGCCTGAACCCGGGCGCGATCGAGCAGCGACGCGAGCAGGCCGGCAAGCTCTACAACGTCGCCGAGTTCGCCGCGGAGGTTGCGAAGGCCGCGGTTGAGCCCGTGCCCGCCGACAACGTGCGCCTCGTCGGCGACGTGTCGAGCTTCAACGCCGAATAG
- the lnt gene encoding apolipoprotein N-acyltransferase gives MTHTAAVQVTVLPPHAGERMTGLPRHTAMTASLAGALMLPLAFPDRGWWPLAFVGVALILWGVRGQKPGFASLLGFASGFAFYLAHVFWTSLFLGPVPWIALCTLMGFWWAAAFPLIALAYRRLPSRPGPLRAYGALPLAVASIWTLREALSSTVPYGGFAWGRLAQSQSDSPFVELVSWFGLSGLSFAMVWVCAFAIELLAGALSAARPLEVGGRRGEPRAARSRGAESRAVEPLVRVGIIALTLSLLATWPLWPTQSTGSVRILAVQGDTPGASYFIPSERGEILMAHADETFAAQDRERIDLILWPEGSVDVSPWYSETAAEVLDQVSEYIGAPLLANTVTMDGEFDAPGTHYFNTQFLWEPGAGAVSGYDKAHPIPFGEYVPDREFFMALAPDLIRLIQREYTPGTRSNVIEASGTKFGVFICYDIVDDALIRAAIDDSAEVLLAPTNNADFGMTDESGQQIATARLRAVETGRSVVQASTVGWSAAYLPSGEEIAALDWYEPGSFTAEVPTASGTTLAMSAGRHFEIFLAGLGLAFVLASPRATPREERPRRYVW, from the coding sequence TTGACGCATACCGCCGCCGTGCAGGTCACGGTGCTGCCGCCTCACGCCGGCGAGCGGATGACGGGCCTGCCTCGCCACACCGCGATGACTGCGAGCCTCGCCGGCGCGCTCATGCTGCCGCTCGCGTTCCCCGATCGTGGCTGGTGGCCGCTTGCGTTCGTGGGCGTGGCCCTCATCCTGTGGGGCGTACGCGGACAGAAGCCCGGATTTGCCTCGCTCCTGGGCTTCGCATCCGGATTCGCGTTCTATCTCGCGCACGTGTTCTGGACGTCTCTTTTCCTTGGTCCTGTGCCGTGGATCGCGCTATGCACGCTCATGGGGTTCTGGTGGGCGGCGGCGTTCCCGCTGATCGCCCTCGCGTACCGACGCCTGCCCTCTCGGCCCGGACCGCTGCGCGCGTACGGCGCGCTGCCACTGGCGGTGGCTTCGATCTGGACGCTGCGCGAGGCACTGTCGTCGACGGTGCCGTACGGCGGATTTGCGTGGGGGAGACTCGCGCAATCGCAGTCGGATTCCCCGTTCGTGGAGCTCGTCTCGTGGTTCGGCCTGAGCGGGCTCAGCTTCGCGATGGTGTGGGTATGCGCGTTCGCAATTGAGCTGCTGGCAGGGGCATTGTCGGCCGCGCGACCGCTTGAGGTTGGTGGGCGACGCGGGGAGCCGCGCGCTGCACGGTCACGGGGTGCGGAGTCGCGTGCCGTCGAGCCGCTTGTTCGTGTCGGCATCATTGCACTTACGCTGTCGCTGCTGGCCACCTGGCCGCTGTGGCCAACGCAATCGACGGGGAGTGTGCGCATCCTGGCGGTTCAGGGGGACACGCCGGGGGCGAGCTACTTCATCCCGTCGGAGCGTGGCGAGATCCTCATGGCGCACGCCGACGAGACATTCGCCGCGCAGGATCGCGAGCGCATCGATCTCATCCTGTGGCCTGAGGGCTCGGTGGATGTGAGCCCGTGGTACTCGGAGACGGCCGCCGAGGTACTCGATCAGGTTTCGGAGTATATCGGCGCGCCGCTGCTCGCCAACACCGTGACGATGGACGGCGAATTCGATGCCCCGGGCACCCACTACTTCAACACGCAGTTCCTTTGGGAGCCAGGAGCCGGCGCGGTCTCGGGCTACGACAAGGCGCACCCGATTCCATTCGGCGAATACGTTCCGGACAGGGAGTTCTTCATGGCGCTCGCCCCGGATCTCATCAGGCTCATCCAGCGCGAATACACGCCCGGCACCCGCAGCAATGTGATCGAGGCCTCGGGCACGAAGTTCGGCGTCTTCATTTGCTACGACATCGTCGACGACGCGCTCATCCGCGCGGCCATCGACGACAGCGCCGAAGTGCTGCTCGCGCCCACGAACAACGCGGACTTCGGGATGACCGACGAGTCCGGGCAGCAGATCGCGACGGCGCGACTGCGCGCGGTCGAGACGGGCCGATCCGTGGTGCAGGCGTCCACCGTCGGGTGGTCGGCTGCCTATCTGCCGAGCGGTGAAGAGATTGCGGCGCTCGACTGGTACGAGCCCGGTTCGTTCACGGCGGAGGTGCCGACCGCATCCGGCACGACCCTCGCGATGTCGGCCGGTCGCCACTTCGAGATTTTCCTCGCGGGGCTTGGCCTCGCGTTCGTGCTCGCGTCGCCTCGCGCGACGCCACGCGAAGAGCGCCCGCGCCGATACGTCTGGTGA